In one window of Campylobacter showae CSUNSWCD DNA:
- a CDS encoding lysophospholipid acyltransferase family protein, whose protein sequence is MKEFLAAALDFILCRITIFITGVRPPQELLNIGEGTKIYYANHASHGDFLLIFVSLPYRVRKRVRPVAAAEYWESGSVRRFLAKNVFNMVLISRRKDPLEALAQMSDALQTHSLIIFPEGARKMNDDLALQPFKSGIFRLAQQCPDVPLVPVWIKNARNVLPKGFFMPIPLLCELIVGEEIFYGGENKGEFLQKAQDALLAMSETQNDRTKA, encoded by the coding sequence ATGAAAGAGTTTTTAGCGGCCGCGCTTGATTTTATCCTTTGCCGTATCACGATATTTATCACGGGCGTACGGCCGCCGCAGGAGCTTTTAAACATCGGCGAGGGCACTAAAATTTACTATGCAAATCACGCCAGCCACGGCGATTTTTTGCTGATTTTCGTCTCGCTACCCTACCGCGTGAGAAAGCGCGTGCGCCCCGTCGCGGCGGCGGAGTACTGGGAGAGCGGGTCCGTGCGCAGATTTCTTGCTAAAAACGTGTTTAATATGGTTCTAATCAGTCGCCGCAAAGATCCGCTGGAAGCGCTAGCACAAATGAGCGACGCGCTGCAGACGCACTCTCTCATCATCTTTCCCGAAGGCGCGCGCAAGATGAACGACGACCTAGCGTTGCAGCCGTTTAAAAGCGGGATTTTCCGCCTGGCGCAGCAGTGCCCCGACGTCCCGCTCGTGCCCGTATGGATCAAAAACGCGCGAAACGTCCTGCCTAAGGGCTTTTTCATGCCTATTCCGCTGCTTTGCGAGCTGATAGTGGGCGAGGAGATATTTTACGGCGGCGAGAACAAGGGCGAGTTTTTACAAAAGGCGCAAGACGCGCTGCTAGCGATGAGCGAGACGCAAAATGATAGAACTAAAGCTTGA